From Cucumis melo cultivar AY chromosome 1, USDA_Cmelo_AY_1.0, whole genome shotgun sequence, a single genomic window includes:
- the LOC103495640 gene encoding protein ECERIFERUM 16 codes for MDAKSLAKSKRAHSQHHTKKYHSNHKQKPFNGTTNEYAKKPLPKLPKDNLPANWDRYGEQNSVAEATPPPLPDVILPKSKGADYRHLIAEARSQMLSCTSTDVFPSLDDVFPSELSGGGSAMLAARGEGLLSWIEDDSFIVDETATAIPEASFLSLNLHMLADQLQKLNVAQRLFIEEDILPSELMQTSVCQEAPRNIEISSVNEKGNVEGRVQNVTVASSSSCFGSIHQDPTFNPSPTLSNQVQYNARPIELEISSQTKDPKYSKQANTKYTTENSNKKLSKLEATTAEAELDMLLNSFSDTIDLGTTAASSSSRIDEVSKPSSHLPHKGPYSTKKAPIASQLDDALDELLQDTSYPTHKEKPINTHIQSLSLHSGTNSIANDDFDSWIDSI; via the exons ATGGATGCAAAaagtttagccaaatctaagaGAGCTCACTCTCAACATCATACCAAGAAGTATCATTCCAATCACAAACAGAAACCCTTCAATGGCACCACCAATGAATATGCCAAAAAGCCCCTACCAAAGCTTCCCAAGGATAATCTTCCTGCGAATTGGGATCGTTACGGGGAACAAAATTCCGTCGCTGAGGCTACGCCTCCGCCGCTTCCCGATGTTATTTTGCCCAAGAGCAAAGGGGCTGATTACCGTCACCTCATTGCCGAGGCTCGATCGCAGATGCTGTCGTGTACTTCTACGGATGTTTTCCCGTCTTTGGATGATGTTTTCCCCA GTGAGTTGAGTGGTGGAGGATCTGCTATGCTTGCAGCGAGGGGGGAAGGTCTCTTGTCTTGGATTGAAGATGACAGTTTCATTGTGGATGAAACAGCCACTGCAATTCCTGAG GCATCATTTCTTTCATTAAATTTGCACATGTTAGCAGACCAACTTCAGAAATTAAACGTAGCACAAAGGCTCTTTATTGAAGAAGATATATTACCATCAGAACTG ATGCAAACATCTGTGTGTCAAGAGGCAccaagaaatattgaaatttCATCGGTCAATGAGAAAGGAAATGTCGAAGGCAGAGTTCAGAATGTGACCGTAGCTTCTTCATCTAGCTGCTTTGGAAGTATCCATCAAGATCCAACCTTCAATCCATCGCCAACTTTGTCAAATCAGGTCCAATATAATGCCCGTCCAATCGAGTTGGAAATATCCAGCCAAACTAAGGATCCAAAATATTCAAAACAAGCTAACACGAAGTACACAActgaaaattcaaacaaaaaactCTCAAAGCTTGAAGCAACAACTGCAGAAGCCGAATTGGATATGCTTCTGAACTCATTCAGTGATACAATAGACCTGGGCACCACTGCTGCAAGTAGCTCGTCCCGCATAGACGAAGTGTCTAAACCTTCTTCTCACCTTCCACATAAAGGTCCATATTCAACAAAGAAGGCACCCATTGCTTCACAACTTGATGATGCCTTGGATGAATTGCTTCAAGATACATCCTATCCAACCCATAAAGAAAAgcccatcaacactcatatcCAATCCCTTTCACTTCATTCTGGAACAAACTCCATTGCCAACGATGATTTTGATTCTTGGATCGATTCAATTTGA
- the LOC103495644 gene encoding zinc finger protein NUTCRACKER, with the protein MSEEQTISNAFICSIPSLGSINSNNNNPSVIVKKKRNLPGNPDPEAEVVSLSPKTLMATNRFLCEICGKGFQRDQNLQLHRRGHNLPWKLKQRSNGNKEPRKRVYVCPEKSCVHHHPSRALGDLTGIKKHFCRKHGEKKWKCEKCSKKYAVQSDWKAHSKTCGTKEYKCDCGTPFSRRDSYVTHRAYCVALAEETARLNAASTNIAINNNSLADGYINNNPPQLFFPNSSNLFKPNETSPIFFSNNNAPTISLPFWLPTNPHQVNNFHYPTTTTTTTTTNSDVLSVPSLFSNEEQQSSHQFMSSSPNMSATVLLQKAAQIGVTTDHPSSLMESFGLKFSSITDGKALLSGIYGSMINSNSNNVIIPLSEEDHHHHHHHHLYSAPPAKRMRHTVSEESVNGGEGETRDFLGVGMHTICHPSTVNGWI; encoded by the exons ATGTCTGAAGAGCAAACAATTTCAAATGCTTTCATTTGCAGCATCCCATCACTTGGATCCAtcaacagcaacaacaacaatcCTTCTGTTATTGTCAAGAAGAAGAGGAATCTCCCAGGAAATCCAG ATCCTGAAGCGGAAGTAGTATCGTTGTCGCCAAAGACACTAATGGCGACGAACCGATTCTTGTGTGAGATATGTGGGAAGGGATTTCAAAGAGATCAAAACCTACAACTACATAGGAGAGGACACAATCTTCCATGGAAGCTAAAGCAAAGAAGCAATGGGAACAAAGAGCCAAGGAAGAGAGTTTATGTTTGTCCAGAGAAGAGTTGTGTTCATCACCATCCTTCAAGGGCTCTTGGAGATCTCACAGGAATTAAAAAGCACTTTTGTAGGAAGCATGGGGAGAAGAAGTGGAAGTGTGAGAAATGTTCTAAGAAATATGCTGTGCAATCAGATTGGAAAGCACACTCCAAAACTTGCGGTACCAAAGAGTATAAATGTGACTGTGGGACTCCATTTTCAAG GAGAGATAGCTATGTAACTCACAGAGCATATTGTGTAGCATTGGCAGAAGAGACAGCAAGATTAAATGCAGCATCAACCAATATTGCCATCAACAACAATTCATTAGCTGATGGTTACATCAACAACAATCCCCCTCAATTATTCTTCCCTAATTCCTCCAACCTTTTCAAACCAAATGAAACTTCCCCCATCTTTTTCAGTAACAATAATGCTCCCACAATATCACTCCCTTTTTGGCTCCCAACAAATCCTCACCAGGTCAATAATTTCCACTATCCAACAACAactacaacaacaacaacaacaaattcTGATGTTCTTTCTGTTCCTTCCTTATTCAGCAATGAAGAACAACAATCATCCCATCAATTTATGTCTTCatcacccaacatgtcagctaCTGTTTTACTACAAAAAGCTGCACAAATTGGTGTTACAACTGATCACCCTTCATCATTGATGGAAAGTTTTGGTTTGAAATTCAGTTCAATAACTGATGGCAAAGCCTTGCTTTCAGGGATTTATGGGTCAATGATAAACTCAAATTCCAATAATGTTATTATTCCTCTTAGTGAAGaagatcatcatcatcatcatcatcatcatctctaCTCTGCACCACCAGCAAAGAGAATGAGACATACTGTCAGTGAAGAGAGTGTTAATGGTGGAGAAGGAGAAACAAGAGATTTCTTGGGTGTGGGAATGCACACCATATGTCATCCATCAACAGTAAATGGATGGATCTGA
- the LOC103495643 gene encoding receptor-like protein kinase HSL1, which translates to MPSLLLLLLLLLLLLLLPPPLISSLNQEGLYLQRVKLGLYDPTHSLSSWNPRDNTPCNWSGITCDSLTHSVIAVDLSDFQLSGTFPTFICRLPSLSSLSLSNNAINASLPDDVASCSGLHLLNMSQNLLAGSIPDGISKISNLRSLDLSGNNFSGEIPTSFGGFAQLETLNLVDNLLNGTIPGSLGNISSLKELQLAYNPFMRSEIPSAFGNLTKLEVLWLANCNLAGQIPATIGGMTRLKNLDLSNNRLSGSIPVSLTQMKSLVQIELFNNSLSGELPLGLSNLTSLRRIDVSMNHLTGMIPDELCALQLESLNLFENRLEGPLPESIVNSPYLNELKLFNNKLSGQLPSKLGQNSPLVHLDVSYNGFSGGIPQNLCAEGKLEELILIYNSFSGRIPASLGKCTTLSRIRMRNNRLSGPVPDEFWGLPNVYLLELVENSLSGSISSMISGAKNLSILMISENQFSGSIPNEIGSLSNLTELSGNDNMFSGRIPGALVKLNLLSTLDLSKNKLSGELPMGIGALKRLNELNLASNRLSGNIPSEIGSLPVLNYLDLSSNHLSGSIPLELQNLKLNSLNLSNNLLSGVLPPLYAEDIYRDSFLGNPGLCNNDPSLCPHVGKGKHQGYWLLRSIFLLAIIVFVVGVIWFFFKYKEFKKSKKGIAISKWRSFHKLGFSEYEIADCLSEDKVIGSGASGKVYKVVLKNGEVVAVKKLWQGTRKEDTSLDSEKDGFEAEVETLGKIRHKNIVRLWCCCNTGNCKLLVYEYMPNGSLGDLLHGSMKRFLDWPTRYKVVLDAAEGLSYLHHDCAPPIVHRDIKSNNILLDSEFGARVADFGLAKFLNAGKGSESMSVIAGSCGYIAPEYAYTLRVNEKSDIYSFGVVILELVTGRPPNDPEFGDKDLAKWVYATVDGRELDRVIDPKLGSEYKEEIYRVLDVGLLCTSSLPINRPSMRRVVKLLQEAAIETRPPTIVKKEVKLSPYLS; encoded by the exons ATgccttctcttcttcttcttcttcttcttcttcttcttcttcttcttcttcctcctccatTGATCTCTTCACTCAATCAAGAAGGATTGTATCTTCAACGAGTCAAACTTGGTCTCTACGATCCCACTCATTCCCTCTCTTCATGGAACCCTCGCGACAACACTCCCTGCAACTGGTCCGGCATCACTTGCGATTCCCTCACTCATTCTGTCATCGCTGTCGACCTCTCCGACTTTCAGCTCTCTGGAACTTTTCCCACTTTTATTTGTCGtcttccttctctctcttcactCTCCCTGTCTAATAACGCTATTAACGCTTCTCTTCCGGATGATGTTGCTTCTTGTTCTGGTCTCCACTTGCTGAACATGTCTCAGAATCTTCTTgctggttctattcccgatggGATTTCTAAGATCTCCAATCTTCGTTCACTGGATCTCTCTGGAAATAATTTTTCTGGGGAGATTCCGACGAGTTTCGGTGGGTTTGCGCAACTTGAGACGCTGAATTTGGTTGATAATCTATTGAATGGAACCATTCCGGGGAGTTTGGGTAATATTTCGAGTTTGAAAGAGCTTCAACTTGCTTATAATCCGTTTATGCGGAGTGAGATACCGAGTGCATTCGGGAACTTGACTAAGTTGGAGGTTCTCTGGCTTGCTAACTGTAATCTTGCCGGTCAAATTCCGGCAACCATTGGCGGGATGACTCGGCTTAAGAATCTTGACTTGTCTAATAATAGACTCAGTGGGTCGATTCCGGTTTCACTCACTCAAATGAAAAGTTTAGTTCAAATTGAACTCTTTAACAACTCGCTCTCTGGGGAGTTGCCTTTAGGACTGTCTAATTTAACTTCACTCCGACGAATTGATGTGTCGATGAATCACTTGACGGGAATGATTCCGGATGAACTGTGCGCATTACAGCTTGAGTCGTTAAATTTGTTCGAGAATCGATTGGAAGGGCCTTTGCCGGAGAGTATCGTTAATTCCCCATACTTGAATGAGCTCAAGTTGTTTAACAACAAGCTTAGTGGACAGTTACCCAGTAAACTCGGCCAAAACTCGCCATTAGTTCATCTTGACGTTTCATACAACGGATTTTCTGGCGGAATTCCTCAAAACTTGTGTGCAGAAGGGAAATTGGAAGAGCTTATATTGATTTACAATTCGTTTTCTGGAAGAATCCCGGCAAGTCTTGGAAAATGCACGACTTTAAGCCGGATTCGAATGAGGAACAACAGACTCTCTGGTCCGGTTCCTGATGAATTTTGGGGTCTGCCCAATGTGTATTTGCTTGAGCTCGTTGAGAATTCTCTTTCTGGGTCTATTTCTTCGATGATATCTGGCGCTAAGAATCTCTCTATTTTGATGATTTCAGAAAATCAATTTTCAGGGTCAATTCCTAACGAGATTGGGTCGTTAAGCAATCTGACTGAACTCTCAGGTAATGACAATATGTTTTCCGGTCGAATCCCAGGAGCTTTGGTAAAGTTAAACCTGTTGAGTACACTCGATCTAAGCAAGAACAAACTTTCTGGTGAATTGCCAATGGGAATTGGAGCTTTGAAAAGGCTAAACGAGTTAAATTTAGCAAGTAATAGACTATCCGGCAATATCCCGAGTGAAATTGGAAGCCTACCGGTTCTTAATTATCTTGATCTTTCTAGTAATCATCTCAGTGGAAGTATACCTCTTGAATTGCAGAATTTGAAACTGAATTCGTTAAATTTGTCGAACAATCTGTTATCAGGAGTACTTCCTCCTCTTTATGCTGAGGATATTTACAGAGATAGTTTCCTGGGAAATCCAGGTTTGTGCAATAACGACCCAAGTCTTTGTCCTCACGTTGGAAAAGGAAAACACCAAGGCTATTGGCTTCTCAGATCCATTTTTCTACTTGCTATCATTGTTTTTGTTGTTGGGGTCATTTGGTTTTTCTTCAAGTACAAGGAATTCAAGAAGAGTAAGAAAGGAATTGCCATTTCCAAGTGGAGATCGTTTCATAAACTTGGTTTTAGTGAATATGAAATAGCAGACTGTCTCAGTGAAGACAAAGTCATTGGAAGTGGAGCGTCCGGCAAAGTGTACAAAGTCGTGCTAAAAAATGGTGAGGTCGTGGCGGTGAAGAAGCTATGGCAAGGAACAAGAAAAGAGGACACGAGTTTGGATTCAGAGAAAGATGGATTTGAGGCTGAAGTTGAGACTTTAGGGAAGATTCGTCACAAGAATATTGTAAGGTTATGGTGCTGCTGCAACACAGGCAACTGCAAGCTGCTTGTTTATGAGTACATGCCTAATGGAAGCTTGGGAGATTTGTTGCACGGCAGCATGAAGCGCTTTCTGGATTGGCCTACAAGGTATAAAGTAGTTTTGGATGCAGCTGAAGGGCTTTCTTACCTGCATCACGACTGTGCTCCTCCAATTGTTCATAGGGACATTAAGTCCAACAATATATTGCTTGATTCTGAGTTTGGAGCTAGAGTTGCTGACTTTGGATTGGCAAAGTTTTTGAATGCTGGCAAGGGATCAGAATCTATGTCTGTCATTGCTGGTTCTTGTGGTTATATTGCACCAG AATATGCTTATACTTTAAGAGTAAACGAAAAGAGTGACATCTACAGCTTTGGGGTGGTGATTTTAGAGCTAGTGACAGGACGGCCACCAAATGATCCAGAATTTGGAGATAAAGACTTGGCAAAGTGGGTATACGCCACTGTTGATGGCAGAGAACTCGACCGAGTAATTGATCCGAAGCTTGGTTCTGAATACAAGGAAGAAATATACAGAGTCCTTGATGTTGGACTGCTTTGCACAAGCTCACTCCCTATCAACCGCCCCTCAATGAGAAGAGTCGTTAAACTACTGCAGGAGGCTGCCATAGAAACCAGACCACCCACCATTGTTAAAAAGGAAGTCAAACTTTCTCCATATTTGTCCTAG